A single window of Agromyces aureus DNA harbors:
- the ppa gene encoding inorganic diphosphatase: MGEYAAVIEIPKGSRNKFEVDHETGRVFLDRVLYTTFVYPTDYGYFENTLGLDGDPVDVLVLLDYPLYPGVGVKVRPVGVFNMTDDGGSDAKVIAVPAGDPRWNHIQDVDSIPEFTRKEIEHFFEHYKDLEPGKWVKTEGWGDAAEAEAIIQAGIEAFPGH; encoded by the coding sequence ATGGGCGAGTACGCCGCCGTCATCGAGATCCCCAAGGGGAGCCGCAACAAGTTCGAGGTCGACCACGAGACCGGCCGGGTGTTCCTCGACCGCGTGCTCTACACGACCTTCGTGTACCCGACCGACTACGGCTACTTCGAGAACACGCTCGGCCTCGACGGCGACCCCGTCGACGTGCTCGTGCTGCTCGACTACCCGCTGTACCCAGGCGTGGGCGTCAAGGTGCGCCCCGTCGGCGTCTTCAACATGACCGACGACGGCGGCAGCGACGCCAAGGTCATCGCGGTGCCGGCCGGCGACCCTCGCTGGAACCACATCCAGGACGTCGACTCGATCCCCGAGTTCACCCGCAAGGAGATCGAGCACTTCTTCGAGCACTACAAGGACCTCGAGCCCGGCAAGTGGGTCAAGACCGAGGGCTGGGGCGACGCCGCAGAGGCCGAGGCGATCATCCAGGCCGGCATCGAGGCGTTCCCGGGTCACTGA
- a CDS encoding C40 family peptidase, translating to MDDNRTRPLSRVKPATLFSTVAVGAVAASVAAAGGPAMADPDYPSWSDIEQAKANEQTKQAEIDRVGELLAGLQTAADVAAEASMRADEAWRVAVDERDRAADREQKLATQADEADAVAEISKMRAGLLAAHLAKTAGNDLSAELVLSGDDASKLLQQLGMASKLGEQANDLYEQATSDRNTADALRAQAADAAAERERLAGLAEARADEASAAADAANAAVAEQQQRSQELYAQLASLQGTTAELERERAEGQAREAAAAAAAAAAAAEAAARAAAEAAAGGSGSSGGGSSGGSGGSGGSGGSGGGAVAPPNSSAVEGAIWFASQQLGEPYRLGGAGPDVWDCSGLTRAAYASVGVGIGTHSATNQYRTLAGQGKGVPLSQIQRGDLLFWGGGGDYYHVAIYLGGGRILEAPREGVPVREYFIWGSPSAAARPTG from the coding sequence TTGGATGACAACCGCACCAGGCCGCTCTCGCGGGTGAAGCCGGCGACGCTGTTCTCGACCGTCGCGGTCGGTGCGGTCGCGGCCTCGGTCGCGGCGGCCGGCGGCCCGGCGATGGCCGATCCCGACTATCCGTCGTGGAGCGACATCGAGCAGGCCAAGGCGAACGAGCAGACCAAGCAGGCCGAGATCGATCGCGTCGGCGAGTTGCTCGCCGGACTGCAGACGGCGGCGGATGTCGCGGCCGAGGCGTCGATGCGCGCCGACGAGGCGTGGCGGGTCGCCGTCGACGAGCGCGATCGTGCGGCCGACCGAGAGCAGAAGCTCGCGACCCAGGCCGACGAGGCCGACGCGGTCGCCGAGATCTCCAAGATGCGCGCCGGACTCCTCGCCGCGCACCTCGCGAAGACCGCGGGCAACGACCTCTCGGCCGAGCTCGTGCTCTCGGGCGATGACGCGTCGAAGCTCCTGCAGCAGCTGGGCATGGCGTCCAAGCTCGGCGAGCAGGCGAACGACCTCTACGAGCAGGCCACGAGCGATCGCAACACGGCCGATGCGCTCCGGGCCCAGGCAGCGGATGCCGCGGCCGAGCGCGAGCGCCTGGCAGGCCTCGCCGAGGCCCGTGCCGACGAGGCCTCCGCCGCAGCGGATGCCGCGAACGCCGCCGTGGCCGAGCAGCAGCAGCGCTCCCAGGAGCTCTACGCGCAGCTCGCGAGCCTGCAGGGAACGACCGCCGAGCTCGAGCGCGAGCGGGCCGAAGGCCAGGCGCGCGAGGCGGCTGCGGCCGCTGCCGCCGCGGCGGCGGCCGCCGAGGCGGCGGCGCGCGCGGCTGCCGAGGCCGCGGCCGGCGGCTCGGGGAGCTCCGGCGGGGGATCGAGCGGCGGCTCAGGCGGTTCCGGCGGTTCCGGTGGTTCGGGCGGCGGCGCCGTCGCCCCGCCGAACTCGAGTGCGGTCGAAGGCGCCATCTGGTTCGCGAGCCAGCAGCTCGGCGAGCCGTACCGTCTCGGCGGCGCCGGCCCCGACGTGTGGGACTGCTCGGGTCTGACCCGAGCGGCGTACGCGTCGGTCGGCGTCGGCATCGGAACCCACTCGGCGACGAACCAGTACCGCACGCTCGCGGGGCAGGGCAAGGGCGTGCCGCTCTCGCAGATCCAGCGCGGCGACCTGCTCTTCTGGGGCGGAGGCGGCGACTACTACCACGTCGCCATCTACCTCGGCGGCGGACGGATCCTCGAGGCACCCCGCGAGGGCGTGCCCGTGCGCGAGTACTTCATCTGGGGCTCGCCCTCGGCGGCGGCCCGCCCCACCGGCTGA
- a CDS encoding M23 family metallopeptidase, with protein MEQTTSRTSTARTRRFIAGLAVLAAALVGVVQPVSTPPSAWAVDYPSWDDLQAAKANTAAAAAAVQQITSLIAQLETNVEVTRAEAEKRTDELFVAQQKYDDAVLRADQIQAQADAAAQEAAKAEANAGQVAAQLYRTGNTDVGITLFLDAGDSVATETLLGRLGSMEKMVERTSAIYDGANEAANTASSLAGQAEVARSEREELRIAAEAALVAAQEAQAAAEAALAESEAKKIELDQQLLFLQDTEAKTSAAYEEGERVRKAEEERLRKLAEEQIRAAMQSGGSAGAVVGSGWAKPANGGITGTYGPRSSICSGGGCSGSFHYAVDLGTGCSAPIYAANGGVVRFAGWSGTYGNYVQIDHGGGVWTGYAHIREGGTFVSAGQWVDAGQNIASSGTTGASTGCHLHFEVFVGGSRINPLPFMADRGIRLG; from the coding sequence ATGGAACAGACCACTTCACGCACGTCGACCGCCCGCACCCGCCGCTTCATCGCGGGACTCGCGGTGCTCGCCGCTGCGCTCGTGGGGGTGGTGCAGCCGGTCTCGACGCCGCCGTCGGCGTGGGCCGTCGACTACCCGTCGTGGGACGACCTGCAGGCCGCGAAGGCGAACACTGCGGCGGCCGCAGCAGCCGTGCAGCAGATCACGTCGCTCATCGCCCAACTCGAGACGAACGTCGAGGTCACCCGCGCCGAGGCGGAGAAACGCACCGATGAGCTCTTCGTCGCCCAGCAGAAGTACGACGACGCGGTCCTGCGCGCCGACCAGATCCAGGCGCAGGCGGATGCCGCGGCGCAGGAGGCCGCCAAGGCCGAGGCGAACGCCGGGCAGGTCGCCGCGCAGCTCTACCGCACGGGCAACACCGACGTCGGCATCACGCTGTTCCTCGACGCGGGCGACTCGGTCGCGACCGAGACGCTGCTCGGCAGGCTGGGCAGCATGGAGAAGATGGTCGAGCGCACGTCCGCCATCTACGACGGCGCCAACGAGGCGGCCAACACGGCGAGCTCGCTCGCTGGGCAGGCCGAGGTCGCGCGGAGTGAGCGCGAGGAACTCCGCATCGCCGCGGAGGCGGCCCTCGTCGCCGCGCAGGAGGCGCAGGCCGCTGCCGAGGCCGCACTCGCGGAGTCAGAGGCGAAGAAGATCGAGCTCGACCAGCAGCTGTTGTTCCTGCAGGACACCGAGGCCAAGACCTCCGCGGCCTACGAGGAGGGCGAGCGCGTCCGCAAGGCCGAGGAGGAGCGGCTCCGCAAGCTCGCCGAGGAGCAGATCCGCGCGGCCATGCAGTCGGGCGGCTCGGCCGGTGCCGTGGTGGGTTCGGGGTGGGCGAAGCCCGCCAACGGCGGCATCACGGGCACGTACGGGCCGCGATCCTCGATCTGCTCGGGTGGCGGTTGCTCGGGCAGCTTCCACTACGCCGTCGACCTCGGCACGGGATGCTCCGCTCCGATCTACGCGGCGAACGGCGGCGTCGTGCGCTTCGCCGGATGGTCGGGCACGTACGGCAACTACGTGCAGATCGACCACGGCGGCGGCGTGTGGACCGGCTACGCGCACATCCGGGAGGGCGGCACGTTCGTGAGTGCCGGCCAGTGGGTCGACGCCGGGCAGAACATCGCCTCGAGCGGCACGACGGGTGCATCCACCGGCTGCCACCTGCACTTCGAGGTCTTCGTGGGCGGCAGCCGCATCAACCCGCTGCCGTTCATGGCCGATCGGGGGATCCGACTTGGATGA
- a CDS encoding glycosyltransferase family 4 protein has product MLGPIAWRTPPRHYGPWERVTSLLTEGLVRRGVDVTLFATADSLTSATLESVAPHGYAEDPDMDGRVWEALHVAHAMDLSADFDLVHNQLDWLPLAFDAQWRAPMVTTIHGFSGAAILPAYERAHSAFVSISDADRSPALAYAATVHHGIDLSEFDAPEVEDASTVREDLVVFGRIHPDKGIADAIDIAALAGRRLVICGIIQDAEYFAEQIEPRIDGDRVVYRGSVGPAERTAVLASAAVLLHPIHFAEPFGLSVVEAMACGTPVIAYRRGSMPEVVDDGLTGFVVDGVAEAADAVPLATALDRAAVRRRAGERFDVERMVDGYLEVYDGLLRRPERLA; this is encoded by the coding sequence ATGCTCGGGCCGATCGCCTGGCGCACGCCGCCGCGGCACTACGGCCCGTGGGAGCGGGTGACGAGCCTGCTCACCGAGGGGCTGGTGCGCCGAGGGGTCGACGTCACCCTCTTCGCGACGGCGGATTCGCTGACCTCGGCGACGCTCGAGTCCGTGGCCCCGCACGGCTACGCCGAAGACCCGGACATGGACGGCCGGGTCTGGGAGGCCCTGCACGTCGCGCACGCGATGGACCTCTCGGCCGACTTCGACCTCGTGCACAACCAGCTCGACTGGCTTCCACTCGCCTTCGACGCCCAATGGCGCGCGCCGATGGTCACGACCATCCACGGCTTCTCGGGCGCGGCGATCCTGCCGGCCTACGAACGCGCGCATTCGGCCTTCGTGTCGATCTCCGACGCCGACCGCTCGCCGGCGCTCGCCTATGCGGCGACCGTGCATCACGGCATCGACCTGAGCGAGTTCGACGCCCCGGAGGTCGAGGACGCATCGACCGTTCGCGAGGACCTCGTCGTCTTCGGCCGCATCCACCCGGACAAGGGCATCGCCGACGCGATCGACATCGCCGCCCTGGCGGGCCGCAGACTCGTCATCTGCGGCATCATCCAGGACGCCGAGTACTTCGCCGAGCAGATCGAGCCGCGCATCGACGGCGACCGGGTCGTCTATCGCGGATCGGTCGGCCCCGCGGAGCGGACCGCGGTCCTCGCGTCGGCGGCCGTCCTGCTGCATCCGATCCACTTCGCGGAACCCTTCGGCCTCTCGGTCGTCGAGGCGATGGCGTGCGGAACACCGGTGATCGCCTACCGTCGGGGCTCGATGCCGGAGGTGGTCGACGACGGCCTGACGGGCTTCGTCGTGGACGGGGTCGCCGAGGCGGCGGATGCGGTGCCGCTCGCCACAGCACTGGACCGCGCCGCCGTGCGCCGACGTGCGGGCGAGCGCTTCGACGTGGAACGCATGGTCGACGGGTACCTCGAGGTCTACGACGGACTGCTCCGGCGCCCCGAACGGCTCGCATAG
- a CDS encoding glycosyltransferase: MTRFGFLSTYPPTRCGLATFTEALSGALSGDGTPEATIVRVLDASDERSAPNVIGRIPNTRELIAGDTVSMVASVRALEACDVAIVQHEYGIYGGPDGDEVVPLLRTLGTPTIVVLHTVLAAPTRHQREVLEAVCDAAAAVVVMTQNAHDILMRTARVAATKVRVIPHGVPVQHAASAPGRNSTKRVLTWGLISPGKGLEWGIRAIAELSGLSSPVEYVIAGQTHPKVLAHEGERYREALQALIAELGLDASVTMDDRYLDAAQLAELVTTADVVLLPYDSRDQATSGVLVEAIAAGVPVVATGFPHAVELLSGGSGLIARHGDPESMAAAIRTIVETDETARQMHEAALRDAHDSSWPVVGERYRALAVQITAARAA, from the coding sequence ATGACCCGATTCGGATTCCTCTCCACCTACCCGCCGACCCGCTGCGGACTCGCGACCTTCACCGAGGCCCTCTCGGGTGCCCTCTCCGGCGACGGCACGCCCGAAGCGACGATCGTGCGGGTCCTGGATGCATCGGACGAACGATCCGCCCCGAACGTCATCGGCCGCATCCCGAACACGCGGGAGCTCATCGCGGGCGACACGGTCAGCATGGTCGCGTCGGTCCGGGCGCTCGAGGCCTGCGATGTCGCGATCGTGCAGCACGAGTACGGCATCTACGGCGGGCCGGACGGCGACGAGGTCGTGCCGCTGCTCCGAACGCTCGGCACGCCGACGATCGTCGTCCTGCACACCGTGCTCGCCGCGCCGACGCGACATCAGCGCGAGGTCCTCGAGGCGGTCTGCGATGCGGCCGCGGCGGTCGTGGTGATGACGCAGAACGCGCACGACATCCTGATGCGGACCGCTCGCGTCGCGGCGACGAAGGTGCGCGTCATCCCCCATGGAGTCCCGGTGCAGCACGCGGCATCCGCCCCCGGGCGTAACTCGACCAAGCGGGTGCTGACGTGGGGCCTGATCTCCCCCGGCAAGGGCCTCGAATGGGGCATCCGCGCGATCGCCGAACTGAGCGGACTCTCGTCTCCGGTCGAGTACGTCATCGCCGGGCAGACCCATCCCAAGGTGCTCGCGCACGAAGGCGAACGGTACCGCGAAGCACTCCAGGCACTCATCGCCGAGCTCGGACTGGATGCCTCGGTCACCATGGACGACCGGTATCTCGACGCCGCGCAACTGGCCGAGCTGGTCACGACGGCCGACGTGGTGCTGCTGCCCTACGACTCCCGCGATCAGGCGACGTCCGGCGTCCTCGTCGAGGCGATCGCGGCGGGCGTCCCGGTCGTGGCGACCGGGTTCCCGCACGCGGTCGAACTGCTGAGCGGCGGGTCGGGACTGATCGCCCGGCACGGCGATCCCGAGTCGATGGCGGCCGCGATCCGCACGATCGTCGAGACCGACGAGACGGCGAGGCAGATGCACGAGGCGGCGCTCCGCGACGCGCACGACTCGTCGTGGCCGGTCGTCGGCGAGCGCTACCGAGCGCTCGCCGTCCAGATCACCGCGGCGCGCGCCGCGTGA
- a CDS encoding glycosyltransferase has protein sequence MNTTGRPPSYSHLAALMDEHGIFEHALFEVPRRDHGYCVDDVARALIVLVREPDQTPELGALAETCLRFLEDAVDLEGRVHNRMAAGGGWTDAPALGDWWGRALWALGVASARAPTEDARSRALEMFHRAASVRSPHGRAMAFATLGAADVLTVHPDDPAAHALVLDGVSTIPAPQDDAWSWPEPRLRYANAVLPDAVMAAGVAMDNARVVGHGLGMLRFLLGVETSGGHLSVAGTDGRGPAQTGRQFDQQPIEVAAIADACARAFDITHEPSWRDAVAMSWAWFLGDNDASTPMFDPDSGAGYDGLETGGRNENRGAESTLAALSTYQQARRLNVLDAAGTR, from the coding sequence GTGAACACGACCGGTCGACCGCCGTCGTACTCCCACCTCGCCGCGCTCATGGACGAGCACGGCATCTTCGAACACGCACTGTTCGAGGTCCCTCGCCGCGACCACGGGTACTGCGTCGACGACGTCGCCCGCGCCCTCATCGTGCTCGTCCGCGAACCCGACCAGACACCGGAGCTCGGCGCCCTCGCCGAGACCTGCCTGCGGTTCCTCGAGGATGCCGTCGACCTCGAGGGGCGTGTGCACAACCGCATGGCCGCGGGCGGCGGCTGGACCGATGCCCCCGCACTCGGCGACTGGTGGGGGCGCGCACTGTGGGCGCTCGGCGTCGCATCCGCCCGCGCACCCACGGAGGACGCACGATCGCGCGCGCTCGAGATGTTCCACCGCGCGGCATCCGTCAGGTCGCCGCACGGCCGAGCGATGGCGTTCGCGACGCTCGGGGCGGCAGACGTGCTGACGGTGCATCCCGACGATCCGGCCGCGCATGCACTGGTGCTCGACGGGGTGTCGACGATCCCCGCTCCACAGGATGACGCATGGTCGTGGCCCGAACCGCGTCTCCGCTACGCCAATGCGGTGCTCCCCGACGCGGTGATGGCCGCGGGGGTCGCGATGGACAACGCACGCGTCGTGGGCCACGGACTCGGGATGCTGCGATTCCTCCTCGGCGTCGAGACGTCGGGAGGACACCTCTCCGTCGCCGGAACCGACGGCCGTGGCCCGGCGCAGACCGGCCGACAGTTCGACCAGCAGCCGATCGAGGTCGCCGCCATCGCCGACGCCTGTGCGCGGGCGTTCGACATCACGCACGAGCCGTCGTGGCGCGACGCCGTCGCCATGAGTTGGGCGTGGTTCCTGGGCGACAACGATGCGTCCACCCCCATGTTCGACCCGGATTCCGGAGCCGGCTACGACGGCCTCGAGACCGGCGGACGCAACGAGAACCGCGGGGCCGAATCGACGCTCGCGGCGCTGAGCACGTACCAGCAGGCCCGACGTCTCAACGTGCTCGACGCAGCGGGCACGCGATGA
- a CDS encoding glycosylase codes for MMRAHSAHLDHDPSRVVARFFLPGEGLASSHSRLTQIVARVLDSPPQLTQESADRVVEDLAERGLDRGGIDLILANARAVRSRVLDSAVLTPSQALVIGAAFTAEYAVEGAALCNPSAMVHPSQEGLAPDQLRVAVALRCIGEGHISSIGFAEAMIDADDTWTFLPRAAPVTGPVISAGDWSRHHFGRALEHEGQLSDLANAVVGTLPDRFSVPELERALLTLPDELSSRPDSREPIRALRDMAASAYRADFATSAPLSARVLLPVAPQEDHGVEDARFVRFTDEGGTTGYRATYTAYDGRDIAPRLITSPDLRSFAVHRLTGTGARNKGMALFPRLVGGRHLALSRTDGENISLARSDDGVIWDDVAIVHRPTELWELVQLGNCGSPLETEEGWIVLTHGVGPLRTYSLGALLLDLDDPSRVIARSTTPLLEPRGDLQDGYVPRVVYSCGGIVHRGILWVPVGVGDARVQVYSIAIDELVSSMTPHRR; via the coding sequence ATGATGCGCGCGCACTCGGCACACCTCGACCACGACCCGTCGCGCGTCGTCGCCAGGTTCTTCCTCCCAGGCGAAGGACTCGCGTCGTCGCACTCCCGCCTCACGCAGATCGTCGCCCGCGTACTCGACAGCCCCCCGCAACTCACGCAGGAGAGCGCCGACCGGGTCGTCGAGGACCTCGCGGAGCGGGGGCTCGACAGGGGCGGGATCGACCTGATCCTCGCCAATGCCAGGGCCGTGCGCAGTCGCGTCTTGGATTCCGCCGTGCTCACCCCGTCGCAGGCGCTCGTGATCGGCGCCGCCTTCACGGCGGAGTACGCCGTCGAGGGGGCGGCCCTCTGCAACCCGAGCGCGATGGTGCATCCGTCTCAGGAGGGCCTCGCGCCCGACCAGCTCAGGGTGGCGGTCGCGCTTCGCTGCATCGGCGAAGGCCACATCTCCTCGATCGGCTTCGCCGAGGCCATGATCGACGCCGACGACACCTGGACGTTCCTGCCGAGGGCCGCACCGGTCACCGGGCCCGTGATCTCGGCCGGCGACTGGTCCCGACACCATTTCGGCCGGGCGCTCGAGCACGAGGGCCAGCTCAGCGATCTTGCGAACGCGGTCGTCGGCACCCTGCCCGATCGGTTCAGCGTCCCCGAGCTCGAACGGGCCCTGCTCACCCTGCCCGACGAGCTGTCCAGCCGTCCAGACAGCCGCGAACCGATCCGGGCGCTGCGCGACATGGCGGCATCGGCGTATCGCGCCGACTTCGCGACATCCGCACCGCTGAGTGCCCGGGTCCTCCTTCCGGTCGCACCCCAGGAGGACCACGGCGTAGAGGATGCACGGTTCGTTCGCTTCACCGACGAGGGCGGGACCACCGGGTACCGTGCGACCTACACGGCCTACGACGGGCGGGACATCGCGCCCCGGCTCATCACCTCCCCCGACCTGCGGTCGTTCGCCGTGCATCGCCTGACCGGCACCGGCGCCCGGAACAAGGGCATGGCGCTGTTCCCCCGGCTCGTCGGGGGCCGGCACCTGGCGCTCAGCCGCACCGACGGGGAGAACATCTCGCTCGCGCGCTCCGACGACGGCGTCATCTGGGACGACGTCGCGATCGTGCACCGCCCCACGGAGCTGTGGGAGCTCGTGCAGCTGGGCAACTGCGGCTCCCCCCTCGAGACCGAGGAAGGCTGGATCGTGCTCACCCATGGCGTCGGGCCGCTGCGCACGTATTCGCTCGGTGCGCTGCTGCTGGACCTCGACGATCCGTCCCGGGTGATCGCGCGGTCGACGACGCCGTTGCTCGAGCCGAGGGGCGACCTGCAGGACGGTTACGTCCCGCGAGTCGTGTACTCGTGCGGCGGGATCGTGCACCGGGGCATCCTGTGGGTTCCCGTCGGCGTCGGGGACGCCCGCGTGCAGGTGTACTCGATCGCGATCGACGAGCTCGTCTCGTCGATGACCCCGCATCGACGCTGA
- a CDS encoding response regulator transcription factor — translation MRVVIAEDEVLLREGLAHVLESDGVTVLAAVGTAAQLEREVARHLPDLAITDIRMPPSYTDEGLVSALRIRHAHPAIGVVVLSQHVQRRYATELVNQDSGGVGYLLKQRIADVKTFTASLRRVAAGGTALDPEIVAVMVNRASRGDGVIGGLTPRQREVLGLMAEGRSNAAIAAQLFLTEKAVVQHTSNIYDALGLPVDSDDHRRVLAVVRYLAASADTAPRHP, via the coding sequence ATGCGAGTAGTCATCGCCGAAGACGAGGTCCTCCTGCGCGAGGGCCTGGCGCACGTGCTCGAGAGCGACGGCGTGACCGTCCTGGCCGCCGTCGGCACCGCCGCGCAACTCGAGCGCGAGGTCGCCCGTCACCTGCCCGACCTCGCGATCACCGACATCCGGATGCCGCCGAGCTACACCGACGAGGGGCTCGTCTCGGCGTTGCGCATCCGCCACGCCCACCCGGCCATCGGCGTCGTGGTGCTGTCGCAGCATGTGCAGCGCCGCTACGCGACGGAACTCGTGAACCAGGACAGCGGCGGGGTCGGATACCTCCTCAAGCAGCGCATCGCCGACGTCAAGACCTTCACGGCCAGCCTCCGACGTGTCGCAGCGGGCGGCACCGCGCTCGACCCGGAGATCGTCGCGGTCATGGTGAACCGCGCCAGCCGCGGTGACGGCGTGATCGGCGGGCTGACGCCCCGACAGCGCGAGGTGCTCGGCCTCATGGCCGAGGGGCGCAGCAACGCGGCGATCGCCGCGCAGTTGTTCCTGACCGAGAAGGCCGTGGTGCAGCACACCTCGAACATCTACGACGCGCTCGGCCTGCCGGTCGACTCCGACGACCACCGACGGGTGCTGGCGGTCGTGCGCTACCTCGCAGCCTCGGCGGACACCGCGCCGCGGCATCCGTGA
- a CDS encoding sensor histidine kinase: MTSQPSIDTVSRTDPPRPRVRDGSLERALRVILALALILAVAQLGAGSAYSTPFWPVAAFTIVFLTWIAAGLIAWWRRPGNGVGPLIIVGGIAIYLGGIANVPAPLFVFLNSIFATSVLAVTVHILHAFPSGRLRGRLSIAAVIAGYVVAIGFDIVTNLLPPVTVGGLELFEEAQTVLGIGVMTVTAVVLARRLVAADARHRRVLLPMFAYGTLAVLLVPTIPVIARALELDREVVGLVQLAVIACLPIAFLLGVLLGGFRRTTALEALSAWLAIDGATRPAAGRALAATLGDESLRVAYWSSDRGAFVDEAGAAIERDEHDPGRGWVDVRVGDRLVGEIGYDTRMIGDPSEVRRAGEVLAIAIDRELLTAELLASNKELTRSRLRLVEAAYRERSRIARDLHDGLQVQLVLLALEAQTIANSADAAPAVSAASEQLRRGIDAAAADLRSLVHNVLPASLLEQGLTAAIEDLVDRLEIPATLAADLDEHGLSDATVHTAFFVLAELLSNAVKHSRASSVHVSLGRADGRLVVEMSDDGVGGARMNGGTGLRGLVDRVAAIDGTIEIASDPGTGTRVKVELPCE, encoded by the coding sequence ATGACCTCGCAGCCGTCGATCGACACGGTGTCGCGCACCGACCCGCCGCGTCCGCGAGTGCGGGACGGCTCGCTCGAGCGCGCCCTGCGGGTGATCCTGGCCCTCGCGCTGATCCTCGCGGTCGCCCAGCTCGGTGCGGGCTCCGCCTACTCCACCCCGTTCTGGCCGGTGGCCGCCTTCACGATCGTGTTCCTGACGTGGATCGCGGCCGGCCTCATCGCGTGGTGGCGTCGGCCGGGCAACGGCGTCGGCCCGCTGATCATCGTCGGCGGCATCGCGATCTACCTCGGCGGCATCGCGAACGTGCCGGCACCGCTCTTCGTGTTCCTCAACTCGATCTTCGCGACGAGCGTGCTCGCGGTCACCGTGCACATCCTGCACGCGTTCCCGTCGGGGCGGCTCCGCGGGCGGCTGTCGATCGCCGCGGTGATCGCGGGCTACGTCGTGGCGATCGGGTTCGACATCGTCACGAACCTCCTCCCGCCCGTCACCGTCGGCGGCCTCGAACTGTTCGAGGAGGCGCAGACGGTGCTGGGCATCGGGGTGATGACGGTGACCGCCGTCGTGCTGGCACGACGACTCGTGGCGGCAGATGCGCGTCACCGGCGCGTGCTGCTCCCGATGTTCGCCTACGGCACCCTCGCGGTGCTCCTGGTGCCGACGATCCCGGTGATCGCTCGGGCGCTCGAACTCGATCGGGAGGTGGTCGGCCTGGTGCAACTGGCCGTCATCGCCTGCCTTCCGATCGCCTTCCTCCTCGGGGTGCTGCTCGGCGGGTTCCGGCGCACGACGGCCCTCGAGGCGCTCAGCGCCTGGCTCGCCATCGACGGTGCGACCCGGCCTGCCGCCGGTCGCGCACTCGCCGCCACCCTCGGCGACGAATCCCTGCGGGTCGCCTACTGGTCGTCGGATCGAGGCGCGTTCGTCGACGAGGCCGGCGCCGCGATCGAACGCGACGAGCACGACCCCGGTCGAGGGTGGGTCGACGTGCGGGTCGGCGACCGGCTCGTCGGCGAGATCGGCTACGACACGCGGATGATCGGCGACCCTTCCGAGGTGCGCCGGGCGGGCGAGGTGCTCGCCATCGCGATCGATCGCGAGCTCCTCACGGCCGAGTTGCTCGCCAGCAACAAAGAGCTGACGAGGTCGCGGCTGCGACTGGTCGAGGCCGCCTACCGCGAGCGCTCGCGCATCGCACGCGACCTCCACGACGGGCTCCAGGTGCAACTGGTCCTGCTCGCGCTCGAGGCCCAGACCATCGCGAACTCGGCGGATGCCGCACCCGCCGTCAGCGCGGCATCCGAGCAGTTGCGACGGGGCATCGATGCGGCGGCGGCCGACCTGCGCAGCCTCGTGCACAACGTGCTCCCGGCGAGCCTGCTCGAGCAGGGACTGACCGCGGCGATCGAAGACCTCGTCGACCGCCTCGAGATTCCGGCGACGCTCGCGGCCGACCTCGATGAACACGGGCTCTCGGATGCCACGGTGCACACGGCCTTCTTCGTGCTGGCCGAGCTGCTCTCCAACGCGGTCAAGCACTCGCGGGCCTCCTCGGTGCACGTCTCGCTCGGTCGTGCCGACGGGCGGCTCGTCGTGGAGATGAGCGACGACGGCGTCGGCGGCGCCCGCATGAACGGCGGCACGGGCCTGCGCGGACTCGTCGACCGCGTCGCCGCGATCGACGGAACGATCGAGATCGCATCCGATCCCGGAACCGGCACACGAGTGAAGGTCGAGCTCCCATGCGAGTAG